In the genome of Leptospira kanakyensis, one region contains:
- a CDS encoding type II toxin-antitoxin system PemK/MazF family toxin — MIHPGKICLAELPQVDGRKKKRPVLILSKLPDRDHWFVCGVSRKTYDLVFGFDEIISSEMEFCDRTGLKTSSSIKFGFVSYLEEGRIEGILGELPKEVYDLLIKRFLDHLSQNLNL, encoded by the coding sequence ATGATCCATCCAGGTAAAATTTGTTTGGCGGAACTTCCACAAGTGGATGGAAGGAAGAAAAAGAGACCAGTATTAATATTATCTAAATTGCCTGACCGAGACCATTGGTTTGTATGCGGTGTATCTCGTAAAACTTATGATTTGGTTTTTGGCTTTGATGAAATTATAAGTTCTGAGATGGAGTTTTGTGATCGGACAGGACTAAAGACATCTTCATCCATCAAATTTGGGTTTGTCTCTTACTTAGAGGAAGGTAGAATCGAAGGGATCCTTGGAGAGTTGCCGAAAGAAGTATACGATTTGTTAATTAAAAGGTTTTTGGATCATCTTTCCCAAAATTTAAATCTGTAG
- a CDS encoding DUF4276 family protein, which produces MIRLLINVEGQTEETFVNEVLSGHLYKKGYGKVSARIFGNARQRNRRGGVGSWQSISEEFIRQLSQDEQIYVTTMVDFYGMPAIGNQSWPGREEAKRIPSSIDKARHVEKSMHGDIVQRMGAEFNSKRFVPFTLIHEFESLLFSDCDVFLDSINNREFVSQFKSIRNGFATPEDINDSPETAPSKRILSIMKDYEKPIMGNIGILGIGLDKIRSECPHFNEWVTKLESLATK; this is translated from the coding sequence GTGATTCGACTTCTTATCAATGTAGAAGGTCAAACAGAAGAAACATTTGTAAATGAAGTCCTTTCAGGGCACTTGTATAAAAAGGGATATGGAAAAGTTAGTGCTAGAATCTTTGGTAACGCAAGGCAAAGGAATAGACGGGGTGGTGTTGGCTCATGGCAATCTATCAGCGAAGAGTTTATCCGTCAGCTATCTCAAGATGAACAAATATATGTTACAACTATGGTTGATTTTTACGGAATGCCCGCGATAGGAAATCAATCATGGCCAGGTAGAGAAGAGGCAAAGAGAATCCCTTCCTCTATAGACAAAGCGAGACATGTTGAAAAATCAATGCATGGTGATATAGTCCAAAGAATGGGTGCTGAATTTAATTCAAAAAGATTCGTTCCTTTTACTTTGATTCATGAGTTTGAATCCCTTTTATTTAGCGATTGTGATGTCTTTCTGGATTCAATCAACAATAGAGAATTTGTTTCTCAATTTAAATCTATACGAAATGGGTTTGCAACTCCAGAAGATATAAACGATTCACCGGAAACCGCTCCTTCAAAAAGAATCTTATCTATTATGAAAGACTATGAAAAACCAATAATGGGAAATATAGGAATTTTAGGAATTGGATTGGATAAGATCAGAAGCGAGTGCCCACATTTTAATGAATGGGTAACTAAGCTGGAAAGTTTAGCAACAAAATAA